From a single Chloracidobacterium thermophilum B genomic region:
- a CDS encoding Coenzyme F420 hydrogenase/dehydrogenase, beta subunit C-terminal domain — MATPLPIVKPDAAERFSRICSDCGICTSSLRPHVKEACAFLVQKYDELELTVQGHARRAGTDEVYFGPYKKILRVRRQRPIAGAQWTGVVTTIAMRALEQGLVEGVILTGTEPGTLNKPQPVLARTPEEVLACRGNKFGLSPTLEKIDDAIAAGLKRVMVVGTPCQFHALRVIESTLPFDELWCLGILCSDNTTHENYMTFLKSVSRSPDTVVHMEFMPDFRLWMRHTNGEVEKLNFVEIPMHEIGPDLIAPSCRVCFNYTNSLADLSVGYMGGGMPDNQWLLIRNAKGWRLLDLIRDDVELSEPTESGSRALAMKGFLSQLGKPYTKGAPRPVKKLIAFLQRRFGPRGLEFARTRVEMKLAEGLFTVRRKAGHREALLVPRYAYVPLEKYVLPGETQPPRPPVGVKRPRRLATLGKPVKDRILESSDPVGVG, encoded by the coding sequence ATGGCAACCCCACTGCCCATTGTGAAACCGGATGCCGCGGAGCGGTTTTCGCGCATTTGCAGCGACTGTGGCATCTGCACGTCCAGTTTGCGCCCGCACGTCAAGGAGGCCTGCGCCTTCCTGGTGCAAAAATACGATGAACTGGAGCTGACCGTGCAGGGACACGCCCGGCGGGCCGGAACGGATGAGGTGTATTTTGGGCCGTACAAAAAAATCCTGCGCGTCCGGCGGCAACGCCCCATCGCCGGGGCGCAGTGGACGGGGGTGGTGACGACCATTGCCATGCGCGCCCTGGAACAGGGGCTGGTGGAAGGCGTCATCCTGACCGGCACGGAACCCGGTACGCTCAACAAACCCCAGCCCGTTCTGGCGCGCACACCGGAAGAAGTGCTCGCCTGTCGCGGCAACAAGTTCGGCCTTTCACCGACCCTGGAAAAGATAGATGACGCCATCGCTGCCGGCCTGAAGCGCGTCATGGTAGTCGGCACGCCGTGTCAGTTCCACGCCCTGCGCGTCATCGAGTCAACCCTGCCCTTTGACGAGTTGTGGTGCCTGGGCATTCTGTGCAGCGACAACACGACGCACGAAAACTACATGACGTTTCTGAAGTCCGTCAGCCGTTCGCCGGACACGGTCGTGCACATGGAGTTCATGCCGGATTTCCGCCTGTGGATGCGGCATACCAACGGGGAAGTCGAAAAGCTGAACTTCGTCGAAATCCCGATGCACGAGATTGGCCCCGACCTCATCGCGCCTTCCTGCCGGGTGTGTTTCAACTACACGAACTCGCTGGCCGATTTGTCGGTGGGCTACATGGGCGGCGGCATGCCGGACAACCAGTGGTTGCTCATTCGGAATGCCAAGGGCTGGCGTTTGCTTGACCTCATCCGCGATGACGTGGAGTTGTCCGAGCCGACCGAGAGTGGCAGCCGCGCGCTGGCGATGAAGGGCTTTTTGTCCCAGCTTGGGAAGCCCTACACCAAAGGCGCGCCCCGTCCGGTCAAAAAACTCATCGCTTTTCTCCAGCGCCGGTTCGGGCCGCGGGGGCTGGAGTTTGCCCGGACCCGCGTCGAGATGAAGCTGGCGGAAGGGCTGTTTACGGTACGCCGCAAGGCCGGACACCGGGAGGCACTGCTCGTTCCGCGCTACGCCTATGTCCCGCTTGAAAAGTACGTCCTGCCGGGCGAGACCCAGCCGCCGCGTCCGCCTGTCGGCGTGAAGCGCCCGCGTCGGTTAGCGACGTTGGGTAAGCCCGTGAAGGACAGGATTCTGGAAAGCAGTGATCCGGTTGGCGTTGGCTGA
- the bchF gene encoding 2-vinyl bacteriochlorophyllide hydratase, with the protein MSTYTPEQMLRRQKSKWMPVQAFLAPVQFVIFFISLALIIYFLSTGRGFWLANISVMVKVFVLWVMAITGAFWEKDVFGHYAFAKEFWWEDFFSTFVLISHTLYVIGFFLKWEEMTLAYVALVAYLTYCINAYQFVRKYVINRQKLKSHGYTIAGDMPWASGSLNTTKAEFLCRYCRLLKNWSVMRRAE; encoded by the coding sequence GTGTCGACCTACACCCCGGAGCAGATGCTCCGCCGTCAGAAAAGCAAATGGATGCCAGTGCAGGCATTTCTGGCCCCGGTGCAGTTCGTCATTTTCTTTATCAGTTTGGCGCTCATCATCTATTTCCTCTCCACTGGCCGCGGATTCTGGCTGGCCAACATAAGCGTGATGGTCAAAGTCTTCGTATTGTGGGTTATGGCCATTACAGGGGCGTTTTGGGAAAAAGATGTTTTCGGCCACTATGCCTTTGCCAAAGAGTTCTGGTGGGAAGATTTCTTCTCGACCTTCGTCCTGATCTCACACACGCTCTACGTTATCGGCTTTTTCCTCAAGTGGGAGGAAATGACGCTGGCCTATGTGGCCCTTGTGGCCTATCTGACATACTGCATCAATGCATACCAGTTTGTGCGTAAGTACGTCATCAACCGGCAGAAACTGAAAAGCCACGGTTATACGATTGCCGGGGACATGCCTTGGGCTTCTGGTTCCTTAAACACCACGAAAGCAGAGTTCTTATGCCGGTATTGCAGGCTGTTGAAAAATTGGAGCGTTATGCGCCGGGCGGAGTAG
- a CDS encoding B12-binding domain-containing radical SAM protein — translation MRKKPKCLFVNPPVIEKVAERFSFISMPLAILYIGTFIQSHGYEVELCDMNAGQEPVFGDDIDIVGISCDTVKYTVGMRVAKAAKAAGKYVVMGGTHPTFDDEATLRSGYVDVVVRSEGEYQMLEIVQQFEANGKVDPSTIKGVSWLDGDQFVRNPPMPFIKDLDSLPIPNRELLDVPRYWKQTRSWLGRFADPVYNISGSRGCPYDCSFCIVTANYGAKWRYRSVDSIMQEIEEGFYKYKYRTFFFTDDIFNASPKRAMAISQAIIDAGLADKIKWTAQCVTNIFVKFPEVVEIMAAAGCMGVIMGIESMDPETLKDYNKTATSDDNAECIRLLKKHGIASMASIIIGHPKETRESLQATMKYMCDLNPEMLWINILTPYVGTTMRREFIQSGRLLPNLSWEDYDISHVTFKLDHLEAWEIEVTRKAMTAMYYTRPRYILENLPRLFFGKVPTPVVKQAAC, via the coding sequence ATGAGGAAAAAGCCCAAGTGCTTGTTTGTCAACCCCCCGGTCATCGAGAAGGTAGCCGAACGCTTCAGCTTCATCAGCATGCCGTTGGCTATTCTCTACATTGGCACGTTCATCCAGTCGCACGGCTACGAAGTTGAACTCTGTGATATGAACGCTGGCCAGGAGCCTGTCTTCGGGGATGACATTGATATCGTTGGCATCTCCTGTGACACAGTGAAATATACGGTTGGGATGCGGGTGGCCAAGGCGGCCAAGGCGGCCGGAAAGTATGTGGTGATGGGGGGAACGCATCCCACTTTTGACGATGAAGCCACCTTGCGCTCCGGCTACGTGGATGTCGTCGTGCGGAGTGAAGGGGAGTATCAAATGCTGGAAATCGTCCAGCAGTTTGAGGCCAACGGCAAGGTTGATCCTTCGACCATCAAGGGTGTTTCCTGGCTCGATGGCGACCAATTTGTGCGCAATCCGCCGATGCCGTTCATCAAAGACCTTGACAGCCTGCCGATTCCCAACCGGGAACTGCTGGATGTGCCGCGCTACTGGAAACAGACCCGCTCCTGGTTGGGGAGATTCGCTGATCCGGTTTACAACATTTCAGGCTCACGGGGCTGCCCCTATGACTGCTCGTTCTGCATTGTGACGGCCAACTACGGGGCCAAGTGGCGGTATCGTTCGGTTGACTCGATTATGCAGGAAATCGAGGAAGGTTTTTACAAGTACAAGTACCGGACATTTTTCTTTACGGATGACATTTTCAATGCCAGTCCAAAGCGTGCCATGGCGATTTCACAGGCCATCATTGATGCCGGTCTGGCAGACAAAATCAAATGGACAGCGCAGTGCGTCACCAACATTTTTGTGAAGTTCCCGGAAGTCGTCGAAATCATGGCTGCGGCCGGCTGCATGGGCGTCATCATGGGGATTGAGTCCATGGACCCGGAAACCCTCAAGGACTACAACAAGACGGCAACCAGCGACGACAATGCCGAGTGCATCCGCCTGTTGAAAAAGCACGGGATTGCTTCGATGGCTTCGATCATCATCGGGCATCCAAAAGAAACCCGTGAGTCACTCCAGGCGACGATGAAGTACATGTGCGACCTCAACCCCGAAATGCTTTGGATTAACATCCTGACGCCTTACGTCGGCACGACCATGCGGCGTGAATTCATTCAGTCGGGAAGGCTGCTGCCGAATCTGTCCTGGGAAGACTATGACATCTCACATGTGACCTTCAAACTGGACCATCTCGAAGCCTGGGAAATTGAAGTCACGCGCAAGGCCATGACGGCGATGTATTACACCCGTCCGAGATACATTCTGGAGAATCTTCCACGTCTGTTTTTTGGAAAAGTGCCTACGCCCGTGGTGAAACAGGCTGCCTGCTGA
- a CDS encoding B12-binding domain-containing radical SAM protein, with amino-acid sequence MPVVVQIKRRKKLGQHRPLNIRLVLPRYYNPEKGQQHKPFMIFPNIVLPTLAAITPAPHKVTIVDENVEELHIPDDTDLVAITTYTRNVQRGYQIADECRARGIPVVMGGIHVSFMIEEALQHCDAVVSGEGEALWPQILEDVQNDDLKPVYQGGHSQDLNELPVPRWDLLKLERYFKPIPTLKMPIMSIQTSRGCPHKCDFCTVPVFAGGKMRYRDPAHLLREIDAYGAEFFSIADDNLIVNPDAAAQLFKTLAKRKLSWFGFFDTQSIKRPELVELAAKSGCRRAFLGIESIHPNELASVNKKFNRPEKYEELIRLFHRNGIAVDVGILFGFEDETVESTLETIEELKRCNVETAIFSVMTPFPGTALYQRTKDKLLHTDWDRYTGEEVVWVREGTDAEQTRRLLQLAFEQFYSVPSIYKRVLSPRSHAQRKLLATISNLRFRSIIKHRFPEPLPPDFLRSARQARLAYA; translated from the coding sequence ATGCCTGTCGTCGTTCAAATCAAGCGTCGCAAGAAACTCGGCCAGCATCGTCCGCTCAACATCCGGTTGGTTTTGCCCCGGTACTACAACCCGGAAAAAGGACAGCAGCACAAGCCGTTCATGATTTTTCCAAACATCGTCCTGCCGACGCTGGCGGCGATTACGCCGGCACCGCACAAGGTGACGATTGTGGATGAGAATGTTGAGGAATTGCATATCCCTGACGACACCGACCTGGTGGCGATCACGACCTACACCCGCAACGTCCAGCGTGGCTACCAGATTGCGGATGAGTGCCGGGCACGGGGCATTCCGGTCGTCATGGGGGGCATTCACGTCAGCTTCATGATTGAAGAGGCGCTTCAGCACTGCGATGCCGTGGTGTCCGGCGAAGGGGAAGCCCTCTGGCCGCAAATTCTCGAAGATGTGCAGAATGACGACCTCAAGCCGGTGTATCAGGGGGGGCATTCGCAGGATTTGAATGAGTTGCCGGTGCCACGCTGGGACCTGCTCAAACTCGAACGTTACTTCAAGCCCATTCCCACGCTGAAGATGCCCATCATGAGCATTCAGACCTCCCGTGGGTGTCCGCACAAGTGTGACTTCTGTACGGTGCCGGTCTTTGCCGGCGGTAAGATGCGCTACCGTGACCCGGCGCATCTGCTGCGCGAAATTGATGCCTACGGGGCAGAATTTTTCTCGATTGCCGATGACAACCTCATCGTCAATCCCGATGCGGCGGCACAACTGTTCAAGACCCTGGCCAAGCGTAAGCTGAGCTGGTTTGGATTTTTTGACACCCAATCCATCAAGCGGCCGGAGTTGGTGGAGTTGGCCGCCAAGTCCGGTTGCCGCCGGGCCTTTCTGGGCATTGAAAGTATCCACCCGAACGAACTGGCCTCGGTGAACAAAAAGTTCAACCGGCCGGAGAAGTACGAAGAACTCATCCGCCTCTTTCACCGGAACGGCATTGCCGTGGATGTCGGCATTCTTTTCGGATTTGAGGATGAGACCGTCGAGAGCACACTGGAGACCATCGAAGAACTCAAACGGTGCAACGTGGAGACGGCCATCTTCTCCGTGATGACGCCCTTTCCGGGAACGGCGCTCTACCAGCGCACGAAGGATAAGCTGCTGCACACCGACTGGGACCGTTACACGGGTGAGGAAGTCGTCTGGGTGCGCGAAGGGACAGATGCCGAGCAGACCCGCCGGTTGTTGCAGCTTGCCTTCGAGCAGTTCTATTCCGTGCCTTCCATTTACAAACGGGTGCTGTCGCCACGCTCCCATGCCCAGCGCAAGCTGCTGGCGACCATTTCCAATCTCCGTTTCCGCAGCATCATCAAGCATCGGTTCCCAGAGCCGCTCCCGCCGGATTTCCTGCGCAGCGCCCGCCAGGCCCGTCTGGCTTATGCCTGA
- a CDS encoding KdsC family phosphatase, whose product MSDPLAERARHIGLLLMDCDGVLTEGFIHLLPDGTELKSFNSQDGHGLKLARRAGIRTGVITGRHSPALEQRARETGIEFLCQATSDKAQALTELLTAHAIPRQAVAFIGDDLPDVPVMQQVGLAIAVANAVLEVKQAAHYVTTRTGGRGAVREAIELILKAQGKWNAEFLFLA is encoded by the coding sequence ATGAGCGATCCCCTGGCGGAACGCGCCCGCCATATCGGTCTGCTGCTGATGGATTGCGACGGCGTGCTGACCGAAGGTTTCATCCATCTTCTCCCGGATGGAACGGAACTCAAAAGCTTCAACTCACAGGATGGTCACGGACTCAAACTGGCCAGGCGGGCCGGCATTCGGACCGGCGTCATCACCGGGCGGCACTCACCGGCGCTCGAACAGCGGGCGCGCGAAACCGGCATCGAATTCCTCTGCCAGGCCACCAGCGACAAGGCCCAGGCGCTGACCGAACTGCTGACGGCCCACGCAATCCCCCGGCAGGCGGTAGCCTTCATCGGCGATGACCTGCCGGATGTCCCGGTGATGCAGCAGGTCGGGTTGGCGATTGCTGTAGCCAACGCCGTCTTGGAAGTCAAACAGGCGGCCCACTACGTCACCACCCGGACAGGCGGGCGCGGGGCCGTCCGGGAAGCCATTGAGCTGATTCTCAAAGCACAGGGCAAGTGGAACGCCGAGTTTCTTTTTCTTGCCTGA
- a CDS encoding SET domain-containing protein encodes MQRHHLCELRRSSIHGWGVFATTFIKARTRIIEYRGERISREEADRRYARKLERTTHTFLFILDEHTVLDGGRFGNLARYINHSCEPNCESLQEASGRVFIEAITDIPPGVELTMDYHLQVADGDPETWRRDYPCFCGAPRCRGTLVGRSLSHSTFSPTCKPPFV; translated from the coding sequence ATGCAACGCCATCACCTTTGCGAGTTACGTCGTTCATCCATTCATGGCTGGGGCGTCTTTGCCACAACGTTCATCAAAGCCCGCACCCGCATCATTGAATACCGTGGCGAACGCATCAGCCGGGAAGAAGCCGACCGGCGCTATGCGCGCAAACTGGAGCGGACGACCCATACGTTTCTCTTTATCCTGGACGAACACACGGTCCTGGATGGCGGTCGCTTCGGCAACCTGGCGCGCTACATCAACCACTCCTGCGAACCCAACTGTGAAAGCCTCCAGGAAGCCAGTGGCCGCGTTTTTATCGAGGCGATTACGGACATCCCGCCAGGCGTCGAACTGACCATGGACTATCACCTGCAAGTTGCCGATGGAGACCCTGAAACCTGGCGGCGGGACTACCCCTGCTTTTGTGGCGCGCCGCGCTGTCGGGGAACACTGGTGGGGCGGTCCCTCTCACATTCAACCTTCAGCCCCACCTGCAAACCTCCCTTTGTCTGA
- a CDS encoding RNA-guided endonuclease InsQ/TnpB family protein: protein MPACLKERACRYRTNRQKSAAILARLYARMANIRADFTHKLTTRLCRENQALVIEDLNVKGMLQNEKVARAISDVGFGMLRSQLEYKARRYGTQLTIADRWYPGSRLCSICGWKNEALTLRDRTWVCAQCGAHHDRDLNAALNLKRLATETALPVASPSSNGGAAAGTVPAVVGKVTPVRYDGGQQDTSGQEENRAHFCAHS, encoded by the coding sequence ATGCCCGCCTGCCTGAAAGAACGCGCCTGCCGGTATCGAACAAACCGGCAGAAGTCCGCTGCGATATTGGCACGGCTCTATGCCCGCATGGCCAATATCCGAGCGGATTTCACCCACAAGCTCACGACTCGACTCTGCCGCGAAAACCAAGCGTTGGTGATCGAGGATTTAAACGTCAAAGGGATGCTGCAGAACGAGAAAGTCGCCCGCGCCATCTCTGACGTGGGTTTTGGGATGTTGCGCTCGCAGTTGGAATACAAGGCCCGGCGCTACGGTACTCAGCTTACCATCGCTGATCGCTGGTATCCAGGTAGCCGACTGTGCTCCATCTGTGGCTGGAAGAACGAGGCGCTGACATTGAGAGATCGAACATGGGTGTGTGCTCAATGTGGTGCGCACCATGACCGTGACCTCAATGCGGCGCTGAACCTGAAACGGCTGGCAACCGAAACTGCCCTACCCGTGGCGAGTCCGTCCAGCAATGGCGGCGCTGCGGCGGGGACCGTCCCCGCCGTAGTCGGGAAAGTCACGCCTGTCAGATACGACGGTGGTCAACAGGACACGTCGGGGCAGGAAGAGAACCGTGCGCACTTTTGCGCACATTCTTGA
- the dnaB gene encoding replicative DNA helicase encodes MSGRSGKTDSEGPMLAFYTGSPKGRSKADAKTTEESFTLPHDLDAERSILASILLDNEVCHEALELLQPEDFFRPSHQQIFAAMRELSETGQPIDPTTLATLLRQRGQLDKVGGIPALSALLDAYAIPANLEAYAKTVKDKSMLRRAIDICQAGIRACRLEEQDAHSIIDELERSIFEVGEARIRSGFVPVAEVARTQLQQVEAAQSNSGRLTGLATGFTDFDRLTNGLQPSDLIIVAARPSAGKTAFCLNIAQHAAVADGKRVGIFSLEMSKESLVMRLLCAQSRVDSQRLRSGYLSREEWRKLAEALQELTTAPIFIDDTPGISVAEMRAKARRLKAQHGLDLLIVDYLQLVRARGRHENRQTEVSQISRDLKGLAKELDIPLIALSQLSRASENRSDHRPILSDLRESGSIEQDADVVAFIFREEMYNPTEDNAGRAELIVAKQRNGPTGTVELTFIKACTRFDNLWEEDL; translated from the coding sequence ATGTCAGGACGATCAGGCAAAACCGACTCCGAAGGTCCCATGCTCGCCTTCTACACGGGTTCTCCGAAGGGGCGGTCCAAAGCCGACGCCAAAACCACGGAAGAAAGCTTCACCCTGCCGCACGACCTGGACGCCGAGCGCAGCATTCTGGCTTCAATTCTGCTGGACAACGAGGTGTGCCACGAGGCGCTGGAACTGCTCCAGCCGGAAGACTTCTTCCGGCCCAGTCACCAGCAGATTTTTGCGGCCATGCGCGAGCTGTCGGAAACCGGACAGCCGATTGATCCGACCACTTTGGCCACACTCCTGCGCCAGCGGGGTCAGCTCGACAAAGTCGGCGGCATCCCTGCCCTTTCGGCGCTGCTGGATGCCTATGCCATCCCGGCCAACCTCGAGGCCTATGCCAAAACTGTCAAAGACAAGTCCATGCTCCGCCGGGCCATTGACATCTGTCAGGCCGGCATCCGGGCCTGCCGACTGGAAGAACAGGACGCGCACAGCATCATTGACGAGCTGGAGCGCAGTATTTTCGAGGTCGGGGAAGCCCGTATCCGCAGTGGCTTCGTACCGGTGGCCGAGGTGGCCCGCACACAGCTCCAACAGGTTGAAGCCGCCCAGAGCAACAGCGGCCGCCTGACGGGGCTGGCCACAGGATTTACCGACTTCGACCGCCTGACGAATGGCCTTCAGCCATCAGACCTTATTATCGTCGCGGCGCGGCCGTCGGCGGGCAAAACGGCCTTCTGTCTCAATATCGCACAGCATGCAGCCGTGGCGGACGGCAAGCGGGTGGGCATCTTTTCCCTGGAAATGTCCAAGGAATCGCTGGTGATGCGCCTGCTGTGCGCCCAGAGCCGCGTGGATTCACAGCGGTTGCGGAGCGGCTACCTGAGCCGTGAGGAATGGCGAAAACTCGCCGAAGCCCTCCAGGAACTCACGACCGCCCCCATCTTCATTGACGACACACCAGGCATTTCGGTCGCTGAGATGCGTGCCAAGGCGCGGCGGCTCAAGGCGCAGCACGGCCTTGATCTGCTCATTGTGGATTACCTGCAACTCGTGCGGGCCCGCGGACGGCACGAAAACCGCCAGACGGAAGTTTCCCAGATTTCCCGCGATCTGAAGGGGCTGGCCAAGGAACTCGACATTCCGTTGATTGCCCTGTCCCAGCTCAGCCGTGCGTCAGAAAATCGCTCCGACCACCGTCCGATCCTGTCGGATTTACGTGAAAGCGGCAGCATCGAGCAGGATGCGGATGTTGTGGCGTTTATTTTCCGCGAAGAGATGTATAACCCCACAGAAGACAATGCCGGGCGGGCGGAACTCATTGTCGCCAAACAGCGCAACGGCCCTACGGGCACGGTTGAACTGACCTTCATCAAAGCCTGCACCCGCTTTGACAACCTCTGGGAAGAAGACTTATGA
- a CDS encoding M20 metallopeptidase family protein: MPDDAVTTSTHPRSLDSVKHRDRYVADLVAHLEPRLIATRRELHQHPELSNREVRTSRFLVHRLREIGGFELRTNVAHHGIVATLHGRQPGKVVGIRADMDALPIDEPPGLPFASTVPGVMHACGHDVHMTVALGTAEVLARLRQHFCGTVRFFFQPAEEGPPPGEAGGAKLMLDEGALEPQRPDAMFALHCYPPLAAGQLGYNEGVMMSSCDRFTITVRGRMAHGAYPHRGVDAIVVASTIVMMLQTIRSRMIDAQQPMVLTVGRMQGGRRYNIVADEVVMEGTVRAFDETVRTETEHLIHQIVSNAAAGSGASCDIRYERLVPPLVNDQSLVRQMLPTLQRVIGAERVIEHAPRMGAEDFAYFACAVPAMFYSLGVSNPAAGIEGDIHTPRFAVDEVCIATGVRAMSALALDFLAA; the protein is encoded by the coding sequence ATGCCCGATGACGCTGTCACCACTTCCACTCACCCGCGCTCGTTAGATTCGGTCAAACACCGTGACCGGTATGTGGCCGATCTGGTAGCCCACCTCGAACCCCGGCTCATTGCCACCCGGCGCGAACTGCACCAGCACCCGGAACTTTCCAACCGCGAAGTCCGCACCTCGCGCTTTCTGGTTCACCGGTTGCGTGAAATCGGCGGCTTTGAGCTGCGCACAAACGTTGCCCACCACGGCATCGTGGCCACGCTCCACGGCCGGCAGCCCGGCAAGGTCGTCGGCATCCGGGCCGATATGGACGCCCTGCCCATTGACGAACCACCGGGACTGCCCTTTGCCTCAACCGTGCCGGGCGTGATGCATGCCTGCGGCCACGACGTTCACATGACGGTGGCCTTGGGTACGGCAGAGGTGCTCGCACGGCTGCGCCAGCACTTCTGCGGTACCGTTCGCTTCTTCTTCCAGCCGGCCGAAGAAGGGCCGCCGCCGGGCGAGGCAGGTGGGGCCAAGCTGATGCTGGACGAAGGCGCGCTGGAACCCCAGCGCCCGGACGCCATGTTTGCCCTGCACTGCTACCCGCCGCTGGCCGCCGGACAGCTTGGTTACAACGAGGGCGTGATGATGTCGAGCTGTGACCGGTTTACCATCACCGTCCGAGGGCGCATGGCCCACGGGGCCTATCCGCACCGGGGCGTGGATGCCATCGTCGTGGCTTCGACCATCGTCATGATGCTTCAGACCATCCGCAGCCGGATGATTGACGCCCAGCAGCCGATGGTGTTGACGGTCGGACGGATGCAGGGCGGACGGCGCTACAACATTGTCGCTGATGAAGTTGTCATGGAAGGCACGGTACGGGCTTTTGACGAAACCGTGCGGACCGAGACTGAGCACCTGATTCACCAGATCGTCTCAAATGCGGCAGCCGGCAGCGGAGCCAGTTGCGACATTCGCTATGAACGGCTCGTTCCACCACTGGTCAATGACCAGTCGCTGGTCAGGCAGATGCTGCCGACACTCCAGCGGGTGATCGGCGCCGAGCGCGTGATTGAGCATGCCCCACGGATGGGTGCCGAAGACTTTGCCTACTTTGCCTGCGCCGTGCCAGCGATGTTTTATTCGCTGGGCGTTTCCAATCCTGCGGCCGGTATTGAGGGCGACATCCACACCCCCAGGTTTGCGGTGGATGAAGTCTGTATTGCCACCGGCGTGCGGGCAATGTCTGCGCTGGCACTGGATTTTCTGGCCGCTTAG
- a CDS encoding CAP domain-containing protein — translation MRCRLAGWWFLVLVLLPGAHPESAVDAAGAQTTNETKVDFDRIQRELLDVINAQRARAGAPPVALDDLAGQVAEAHAQEMAQYNYLSHWNRDGFLPYMRYGLRGGTAYCAENVSMLSGLSPRAGTAEVREAILQLQQSMHDETPPNDGHRRTILNPEHTHVGLGLAVVGKELRLAQEFLSRYIRFEPLPTKARPGDRLNVVGQVLNPDAYAFYAAAVYHEPLPQPLTLERLRQPRPYALPETSRMLKPRLTDGSQYTDGKTGEVEVGAGGRFKFELSFPKREPGVYTTLVFVQRGVKGKPFPAGSLCFWVE, via the coding sequence ATGCGGTGCAGGTTAGCCGGCTGGTGGTTTCTGGTGTTGGTGCTGCTGCCTGGGGCGCACCCTGAATCGGCAGTGGACGCCGCCGGGGCGCAAACCACAAATGAAACGAAGGTGGACTTCGACCGTATCCAGCGCGAACTGCTGGATGTCATCAACGCCCAGCGCGCGCGGGCCGGTGCGCCGCCTGTCGCGCTCGATGACCTCGCCGGTCAGGTTGCCGAAGCCCATGCACAGGAGATGGCACAGTACAACTACCTGAGCCACTGGAACCGCGATGGCTTCCTGCCCTACATGCGCTACGGGCTGCGGGGTGGGACGGCCTACTGCGCCGAAAATGTCTCCATGCTTTCGGGGTTGTCACCACGTGCCGGCACGGCCGAAGTCAGGGAAGCCATCCTCCAGCTTCAGCAGTCCATGCACGATGAAACGCCACCCAATGACGGGCATCGCCGTACGATCCTTAACCCGGAGCATACCCACGTCGGTCTGGGCCTGGCGGTGGTTGGGAAGGAGCTGCGCTTGGCACAGGAGTTTCTGAGCCGCTACATCCGCTTTGAACCGCTGCCCACCAAGGCCCGGCCAGGCGACCGGTTGAATGTCGTCGGACAGGTGCTCAACCCGGATGCGTATGCCTTCTATGCTGCCGCGGTATATCACGAGCCGCTGCCCCAGCCGCTGACGCTCGAACGTCTCCGCCAGCCGCGCCCCTATGCCCTGCCGGAAACCTCCCGCATGCTCAAACCCCGCCTCACCGACGGTTCGCAATATACCGATGGCAAGACCGGGGAAGTTGAAGTCGGCGCTGGCGGGCGCTTCAAATTCGAGTTGTCTTTTCCCAAACGCGAGCCGGGCGTCTATACGACCCTCGTCTTCGTGCAGCGCGGCGTCAAGGGCAAACCCTTCCCGGCAGGAAGTCTCTGCTTCTGGGTCGAGTAG